The sequence AAAAAGGCCAATTAATATAATATAATGGGATGTTATGTGGGAAAAGGTAATAGAGAATTTAAAAAACAAGGTTGAAACGCAGGATTTAGAAAAACTTTCATTAGTAGAACCGATCTTTGTCTCTGAAGACAAAATCACATTAGCCATACCGGGGGAGCAGATAAAAGAATTATTAAAATCAAAATACAAAAACCAATTAAAAGAGAGCTTAAAATTAATATTTAACAAACTCCCAAAGATAGAACTTATAATAAAAACACAAGATAAAGACAATCTAAACTCAAAATACGGATTTGAGAATTTCGTTGTTGGGCCAAGTAATCAGCTGGCCTATGCTGCAAGTGTGGCAGTTAGCGAAAACCCAGCAAAAGCCTACAATCCGCTATTTATATATGGCGGTGTGGGGTTGGGTAAAACCCACCTCTTGCATGCTATAGGAAACTCAATCAAGAAGAACAACCCCAACGCCAGGGTTTTATACATATCAAGTGAGGAGTTTACAAACGAACTTATAAACTCCATACAATATAAAAAAATGACACAATTTAGAAATAAATACAGAAACTTGGATTGTTTGCTCATCGATGATATACAGTTCATATCAAAAAAGGAAAGAACGGAAGAAGAATTCTTTCATACATTTAATGCTTTATACGAGAGTCAGAAGCAGATAATTATAACGAGCGACAAACCACCAAACGAGATACCAGATATAGAAAACAGGCTAAAATCGCGGTTTAGCTGGGGCCTAATCGTCGATATACAGCCACCTGAACTTGAAACACGCATAGCTATCATCAGGAAAAAAGCTGAGTTGTTTAATTTAGAGATAAGTCAAGAGATAATAGAATTCATTGCATCAAGTATAAGTTCAAATGTAAGAGAAATAGAGGGTGCTTTAATAAAAATCTCAGCTTACAAGTCAATTATGAGAAAGCCAGTAACATTGAATTTAGTTAAAAGTATACTTCAAGATATTATCATAAGAAAAGAAAAAATGCTCACAGCTGAAAACATACAAAAAACAGTAGCTAAGCATTTCAATATCAGCGTAGATAGTCTAAAATCATCAACAAGAAAAAAAGAAATACTAATACCAAGAGAAATAGCAATGTATCTAACAAGAAAAATAACAAAAAACTCATTACCCGAAATCAAGGCAAAATTCGGCGTCAAAAGTCATGCAACAATAATAAACGCATGTAAAAGGATAGAAAGCGAAATGGAAAAAGACATAAATCTGAAAAAAAAAGTCGAAGAGATAGAAAAAGAGATAACAGATGTCTAAAAACCTTTCAAAAACTAATCAACACAAAATAAAAAATGTCAAAAACCCAAACTCAAAACAAAATAACAACAACAAAACAAAAGATAATGACAGGTTATTTGAAAACAAAAATCCCTAAAAGAAAGAACAAAAAAAGACAAAATGACATTTAAAAAGGCCTTATTATTACTACTGAAAAAAGAAAATAAAAAATAGGAGGAAAAAGAAGTGTCAATAACAATCCAAACCAAAACTATAAAAGAGCTAATAAACGAACTAACGCTCTCAACATCAAAAGAAAAAGACAACATCCTATCCAATATCTTAATTGAAATAAAAGAAGATAAAATAATAGGAATAGCCGCAAATAATATAACCTCAATAGAAAAAACAATAGAAACTAAGACAGATAATCAACTAAGTTTCATAATAGACCCTGTAAAGTTCTTTAATATACTGAAAGAGATAAAGGAAGAAACGGTAGAGCTTGAATTAGAAAAAAACATTATAACCGTAAAATCATCAAGTTTTAAAACAAAAATAAAAACACAAGATCCAGGTTTGTTCCCACACATAAAACATTCGGAAAATATTGAAAAAATATGCCAAATACAGGCAAAAAAACTAAAAAAACTTATCAGAGAAACTATCTACTGCCCAGATAAAAACGATATATCAAGGGAATACACAGGAATATTTATAGAAATAGAACAAAACTATATTAAAGCCACAGCTACAGACCATTACAGACTTATAAATATAAAAACAGAAAACACAAACGACATAGAAGCCAACTTTATAATAGAAAATGCCGGTGCAGCACTCATAAATAGGTTGTCCTTAGAAGGCGAGATTGAATTATACAAAAGCGAAAATGAAATTCTAATAAAACAAGAAAACCTTGTGGTATCATCAAAAATTATTAGCGGGAATTTTCCAGACTATAATCAAATACTTTTAGATAGAAGTACATCAAACTCAGTAGAAATAGAAAAAGAAAAATTAAAGGATGCAGTAAAAAGAAGCTCAATTCTAAGTGAAAACAAAGATATAACAGCTAAAATAGATATAAAAGAAAAAACACTAACGCTCATAGGTCAAAACTCAGAAGGAGAGACAGCTGAGGATATCATAAATATAACACCCATTGAAACAGAAAAAGACCTAAATATAAAATTAAACTCAAAGTTCATACTGGATTTCCTAAACCAGATAGAAGCAGATACAGTAATATTACTTTACAAAAGTGCAGAGGAACCAATCATGTTTGAAAGCAACGAGGATGAATATTATTATAAGTATATCATGACGCCTATAATAGAGTGATGTTTATAAAAAACATCATTATCACTAATTTCAGAAACTTTAACCTTTTAGAGGTAAAATTCGATAAAATTAACATAATTAAGGGTAAAAACGGCACGGGTAAAACCAATTTAATTGAAGCAGTATACCTAACCCTTAACGGCCATCCTTTTAAAAATAATTTAAAGGTTTTAAAAAAAGAATTAGAAAAACCCACTATCCTAAATGCAATAATAGATAAGCACACAATTTTCATAAAAATAGATGACGATAAGAAATATATAAAACTGGACTCAAAATTAGTTAGAGTTGTTGATTTAAAAAAAACTTTCGCTTGCTTAAATTACTCTATAAACTCGTTTATATCATTTAGAAGTAAGGATTATCTTTTCTCTTTAGTAGATAGAGGGATAAGTTCTTACGACCACTCTATAATAGATAAATTAATCGAATATAAAAAAACCAATAGACTAAAAAAGGAGTTGTTTTCATCACCAAAACCAGATTACAATATGTTAAACTTTCTAAATGATAAAATAAAATCTATAGTGGATGAAATATCGTTAAAAAGAGATGGATTTATTTTAAAATTAAAAAATGATGTTGAGAACTGTTTCTGTAGCTTCTTTGGTAAAAAATTAGAACTGATTTATGAAATAGGAAAGTACAATGATAGTGTATTTGAAAAAGAAAAACAAAAAAACAGAGTACTATTTGGATTTAAAAAAGACAGTCTAAAGATAATTCTAAATAATAAAGATCTGTTTCTTTATTCCTCTGTTGGCGAGAAAAAAATATCCCTTCTATGTATTGTTTTAAGTATAGCAAAAATGTATAATAGCTCGGGCGTCGAGCCTATTTTACTTATAGATGATTTAGAGGGGGATTTAGATCCACAGGTTCAAAAGAGGGCATTTGATATAATTAAAACTTTACCTAATCAAAGCATTATAACAACCTTAGGAGCATACACAGATCATAATATAATTACTTTAGAATAAGGGGAGTTGAAATTGGCTAAATACACAGCAGAAGACATAAAGGTTTTAAAAGGGTTAGAGGCTGTCAGAAAAAGGCCAGCTATGTATATAGGTGGCACATCGGTTGAGGGTTTACATCATCTGGTTTATGAGGTTGTGGATAACTCAATTGATGAGGCGATGGCTGGCTATTGTGATACGATAAATGTTTACATAAACGAGGATAACTCCATAACGGTTGAGGATAACGGTAGAGGGATACCGGTTGATATACATCCGGTTGAGAAAATACCAGCTGTAACGCTTGTTTTAACCACACTCCATGCGGGTGGTAAGTTTGATAATAAAAACTACAAGGTTTCCGGTGGCCTTCACGGCGTTGGCATTAGTGTTGTAAATGCGCTTTCTGAATGGTTAGTTGTTGAAGTTAAACGGGAAGGTAAGATCTATACCCAGCGCTTTGAAAAAGGAACACCAACAACCGATTTGGAGGTTATTGGTCAGACAAAAGAAAGCGGAACAGTTATAACATTCCTGCCTGATAAAGGAATTTTTGAAATCACCGAGTTTAGTTATGATATCCTGCTTAAAAGGTTAAGGGAATTAGCCTTCTTAAATAAAGGTATAAAGATAAGCCTTACAGATAGAAGAACAGATAAATCAGAGACATTTCAATACGATAAAGGCCTTGTATCGTTTGTGGAATACCTATCAAAAACCAAAAACAAGCTGTTTGATGAGCCTGTTTATTTCAATATAACAGAGGGCTCTGTTTTGGTTGAGCTTGCTTTTCTATATACAGACACCTATTCATCAACCATCTATACATTTGCAAACTCTATAAACACAGCTGAAGGTGGCGTGCATCTTTCGGCCTTCAAGAGCGTGCTTACCAAAACGATTAATAGATATGCAAAGGCCAATAATCTGGTTAAAGGTAATGTTGTTTTTAATGGTGATGATGTAAGGGAGGGTATTGTTGCTGTATTGTCTGTGAGGTTGCCCAATCCCCAATTCGAAGGTCAAACCAAAACAAAACTCGTTAACACAGATATAAAAAATGTAATTCAAACGAAGCTTTATGAGAAGCTGAATGAGTATTTTGAGGAGCATCCCCAGATTGCAAAGCTGATAATAGATAAAGTCTCAAGGGCTTTCAATGCAAGGGAAGCGGCAAGGAAGGCCAAGGAACTTGTAAGAAGAAAGACTGTTTTTGAATCAAAGGGATTGCCTGGAAAGTTAGCCGACTGTCAGGAGAAAGACCCATTAAAGGCTGAGTTGTTTTTGGTTGAGGGTGATTCTGCAGGGGGCTCTGCAAAGCAGGCAAGGGATAGGGTTTATCAGGCTATATTACCCCTTAAAGGTAAGATATTAAATACAGAAAGAACTAATCTAAAAAAGGTTTTAGAAAGCGAAGAAATCAGAAATATTATTACGGCTATAGGCAGTGGTGTTAATGAATCGTTTAATATAGATGATGTCAGGTATCATAAGATTATCATTATGACGGATGCGGATGTTGATGGAAGCCATATTCAGACACTTATTTTGACGCTGTTTTTTAGATACTTCAGAGAACTTATTGAGAATGGTTATATCTATATCGCCCAGCCACCGCTTTACAGGTGTAAGATAGGCAAAAAAGAGTTTTACATAAAAGATGAAAAGCAGATGAAGGAGTTTTTGGTAAACAAAGGCATAGATGATTTTACACCTATTGTTGATGGAAAAGAGCTATCTAAGGATGAGTTTAGGGTTATCTTGGATAAACTGCTTGTGTATGAGGGTATGGTTGATAAGCTTTCGAAGGTTTACCCATCGGAGGAGATTATAAGGTGTTTATCTATTGTGTCCCCATCTTTGGATGATTTTAATGATGAGGATGGCATAAAGGATAGGCTTAATGCTTGCCTTAAGGAGAATTCTCAGATCTTAATAAAGCAGATAGAGCAGCAGGGTGATTCGTTCGTCTTTAGATTTGAGATAGACAACGAGGATAAGGAGATTTTTATTAGCAAGGAGTTTTTTAATTCTCATGAGTATAAACTTATAAGCCAGTATGCCCCATCCAAGAATATGTTAGGTTTGCCGCCGTTTAAGGCTAAAGTCAAGGGTGAACTTATTGAGTTTAAAACAATCAAGGATATGCTGTCTTTTATTGAGGATAGGGCAAAGAAGGGTCTTGAGATTCAAAGGTATAAAGGTTTGGGTGAGATGAACCCAGAGCAGCTCTGGGAGACAACGATGGATCCAAAAACAAGAAGGCTTCTGCAGGTTACGATAAGTGATGCTGAGGAGGCCGATAGGGTCTTTAATATGCTTATGGGTAATAACCCTCAACTGAGAAAAGAGTTTATTGAGAAGAACGCTAAATTCGTCAAACATTTGGATGTGTGAGGTTGTATAGATGAAAGACCTGTTTTCCGATAAGAATATCTTTCCTGTTGATATAAAAGATACGATGCAGCAGTCCTATCTGGACTACTCGATGAGTGTTATAGTGGGTAGGGCTATACCCGATGCGAGGGATGGGTTAAAGCCGGTTCATAGAAGGATCCTGTATGCTATGAAGGAGCTTAATTTAGAACACAATAAACCCTATAAAAAGAGTGCAAGGGTTGTCGGTGATGTTATAGGTAAATACCATCCCCACGGCGATATGGCTGTTTATGATGCCCTTGTTAGGATGAGTCAAGATTTCTCTATGCGATATCCTTTGATAGATGGGCAGGGAAACTTTGGATCTTTGGATGGTGATAGCCCTGCTGCTATGAGATATACAGAGGTCAGGCTGTCTAAAATCGCAGAGGAGATGCTTAAGGATTTAGATAAAAACAGCGTGGATTTTGTACCCAATTATGATGATTCACTTAAAGAGCCATCGGTTTTGCCGACATTTATACCCAATCTGCTTATGAACGGCACAGATGGTATAGCTGTTGGTTTTGCAACGAAGATTCCACCCAATAACTTGGCTGAGATTATAGATGCATGTTTGGCTTATCTTGATAAGGATGGTGAAATATCGACAGATGAGATTTTAAATTATATAAAAGGTCCTGATTTCCCAACAGGCGGTATCTGTTTCGATATAAAATCCATAAAAGAGGCTTATAAAAAGGGTATAGGCAAAATCACCTTAAGGGCGAAGGTAAAAGAGGAGAAGATTAAAAACAGGCAGGCGCTTGTGGTTTATGAGATACCGTATCAGGTAAATAAAGCCCTGCTTTTGCAGAGTATTGCCCAGCTGGTTAAGGATAAAAAGGTTGAGGGTATAGCTGATCTGCGCGATGAGTCCAACAAAGAGGGTGTCAGGATTGTTATAGAGATAAAAAAGGATGAGCAGCCCAAGGTTATCTTGAATAAGCTATTTAAATACACCAATCTTCAGACAACATTTGGTGTAAACATGATGGCTTTGGTTGGTAATACGCCAAGGCTTTTAAATATCAAGGATGCTATAGGTGTTTTTGTTGAACATAGAATAGATGTTGTAAAGAGGCGCACATCGTTTTTACTCTCAAAAGCCAAAGACAGAGCCCACATACTTGAAGGTCTTTTGATAACCCTGGATAACATAGATGAGGTTGTGGCTATTATAAAATCATCCCAATCCACTCAGGAGGCCAGGTCGAGGTTAAAAGAGAGGTTTAAATTAAGCGACAGGCAGACGCAGGCTATTTTGGATATGAAGCTTGCAAGATTGGTTGCTTTGGAAAAGCAGAAATTAATCGATGAATACAATCAGGTTTTGAAAGACATAGAATATTACGAGAGTATTTTAAAAGATAGATCGGTTTTGAAGGGTGTTATTAAGGATGAGCTTGTTTATGTTAAACAAACCTATGCCGATGAAAGGAAAACTCAGATATTGGATAGTATTGTTGATATAGGCATAGAGGATGTCATTAAGGATGAGCAGCTGATCATCACATTTTCAAAGAAGGGTTATGTAAAGGCTGTGCCTTTGGATGTATATTCAACTCAACATAGGGGAGGTAAAGGCAGGATGGCTGCAACATTCTCCGATAATGATTACATAACGGATATTTTCTTAACAAACAGCCTCAATACACTTTTGTGCTTTACCAATTTAGGTAGGGTTTATTCGGTTAAGGCTTACAATATACCTAAACAATCACCATCGGCCAAGGGCAGGCCTATTGTAAATATCCTAAACCTGCAGCCACAGGAGTTTGTTAAAACGATTGTTCCTATAAGCGAAGCAGATAGCCTTTTCTTTGCAACAGCAGCTGGTACGGTTAAACGCTCTTCGTTTAGGCACTTTGAGAACATACCATCAAATGGCAAAATAGCTATTAGGTTAAATGAACAGGATTCGTTGGTGAGCGTGTTTAGTGTGGCAGAAGGGGACGAGGTGATTATAACAACCAGACGGGGTATGTGTGTCAGGTTTGATTCAGATAGCGTGAGGGATATGGGAAGGGCTGCAGCTGGTGTTAGGGGTATAAATTTATCAGAGGGTGATAGTGTTGTAAGTGCGTTTAACTTCAATCAAGACAAACACACCAAACTCATAGTTGTATCCCAAACCGGGCTTGGTAAACTATTAAGGGTTTCAGATATAAGAAAGGTCAACAGAGGTGCTAAGGGTGTTAGGTGTATAAAGTTAAAAGAGAATGATAGTGTTGCTGGAAGCCTGTCTTTAAAAGATACAGGCGATGTTATTGTTGTAACGAAGAACGGTAAAATGATAAAGATGGATGCAGACTCTATCAATGTTTTCAGTAGGGCGGCTAGAGGGGTTAAGCTTATAAACTTGGATGAAGCCGATAGTGTTGTAAGTATTGTTGTAGCGGGGAGTGAGGATGAATATAAAGCTTAAATTAGCCATTAAAAAGGATATAAAGGCTGTTAATGAAGCCTTGGCTGTTTTGATAAAACCGGAAAGCAACTTAACGCGCAAGGTTTATGAACAGGTTATAGGTGATGGCAAAAGGCTTAGGCCGCTGCTTGTTCTGTATTCTGCTTCGGCTTTGGGTATAGATGAGCCTAAGGATGCGCTTGTTGTAGGTAGCGCTGTTGAGTTGATACACACAGCAAGCCTGCTGCACGATGATATAATCGACGATGCCTTATACAGGCGCGGAAAACCAGCATCACATACCGTTTATGGCATAAAACCGGCCGTTATGGGGGGAGACTACCTATACTCATTGGCTTACAATATTGTTTTGGATTATGATGTAGATGTAGCAAAGGCCATCTCGAGGGCTGCCTATATCTTAAGTGAGGGTGAAATAGAGGAGATTGAACAGGCCTTTAAGGTGAATATCGGTTTTGATGATTATTACAGGGTTATCTATAAAAAGACCGCTGTTTTGATAGAGGCAAGCTGTGAGAGTGGTGCTATATTGGCCAATAAACAGTTTAGTCCTGTTTTTAAAGAATACGGCAAAAATTTGGGTTTAGCCTTTCAGATAAAGGATGATTGTTTGGATTATCAGGCAGACCCTGAGGTTTTAGGAAAAGATGTTGGGATAGACCTAAAGGAGGGTAAGATCACACTGCCTGTTTTGTATGCTATGGATGAGGATCCATTACTAAAGGAAAAAATAGCGGATTTTTTTGATAAAAAGGATGAGTCGGTTTTAGCAGATATTGTTTTGTCTGTTAAAGAGAAGGGTTTGAATAAGGCTTTGGATAAGGCCAAGGAGTTTTCAGTCAAAGCAAAAGAGACACTAAAAGGTTTAAAAGATAGCACTTATAAGGGGTATTTAGAGGCTATAGCCGATTATGCCATAGAAAGGGAGAAATGAATAATATAGTTTTGATAGGAACAAACCACAACTCATCCCCGCAACATATTAGAGAAAGACTGGCGTTTGATAACAATAAGCTTGATAGGTATTTAAAAGAGTTGAGATCTATCGATGGGGTTAGTGAGGTGATGATTATCTCAACCTGCAATAGGGTTGAGGTGTTGTATGTCTCTTCATTTAATGTTAAGGATAGAATAGTTGATTATCTGTCTGAGTATTCCGGTATAGATAAAGAGGAGTTAAAAGGCTATCTCTATGTAAAGGAAAATTTAGATGCTGTAAGGCATATATTTAGGGTTGCATCCTCTTTGGATTCCATGGTGGTTGGTGAGCCTCAGATATTGGGGCAGATTAAAGATGCCTATAGATGGTCTGTTGAGTTTTTAACAAGCGGCGCCACAATAAACCGTATAATGCGTAGGGCTTTTCATGCTGCTAAAGTGGTAAAGGCCAATACGGATATATCCAAAGGTGCCGTTAGTGTTGCTTATGCTGGCTTTTTGAGTGTTAATAAGCTTGTCAATTTAGAAGGTAAAAAGGTTTTAAGTATAGGCTCAGGGGAGATGAATAGGTTGGCTTTGGAGTATTTTTCAAAGCATGGAGCGAAGATTTATGCACTTATCAACAGAACAAAAGAGAATGTAAAGGACCTTTGTGAAAAATATAATGTTGCTGTGTATGACTTTTGCAAGATTAAAGAGCTCCTTAATGAGGTTGATATTGTAATAACGGCCACATCTGCAAAGAATCCCATAATCAAAAAGGATGATATACCCAACAGGAACCTTATAATACTGGATTTGGCCCTGCCAAGGGACACCCAAAAGGGTGTGGAGAATTTGGAGAATGTTGTTGTAATATTTGTTGATGATTTAAAGGGTGTGGTTGATGAAACACTCAAGGAGCGCAAAAAACAGGCTCAAATAGCAGAAAAGATTATAGAGGATGAGCTTAGGGCTTATCAAGAGTATGTTGAATCACTGGATTATGATGAGGTTATAAAGCAGATCAGACTAACGGCAGAGAGGATAAGAAAACTTGAGATGTATAGGTTTCAAAAGATGTATAAAAACAAGTTAAACGATGATATTATTGATGGTGTAGATAAACTAACAAAATCGCTTCTGTCTAAGGTGCTGCATGAGCCTACGATGAATATTAAGCAGTTTTTAAACCATCCAGAAGGTGATCTGTATATAGAGCTCTTAAGGAGGTTGTTTGGTTTAAGTAAATCAAAGAGGGATGTGAGATGCTTCTTCTCAGAAAACAACTAAAGATAGGCACAAGGGGCTCAAAGCTTGCCCTATGGCAGGCAGAATTCGCAAAAAAGCGATTAGAGGACAAGGGTTTTGAGTGTGAAATAGTGCCTATAAAGACAAGTGGTGATAAGACAGACAAACCCCTGTATCAGCTTGGGGGTAAGGGTTTGTTTATTAAAGAGATAGAAAAGGCATTGTTGGATAAAACCATAGATATAGCTGTGCATAGCTTGAAGGATATGAGCGTATTTGAGGATGAACGCTTCGACTTCATTGTTTTTGAAAGGGATTATTGGGAGGATATTTTTGTTAGTTTTGAGGGGAACTTTTTGGAGATCAAAAAGAATGCAAGGGTTGGAACAAGCTCTTTAAGAAGAAGGGCGGAGCTTTTGCAATACAGGGATGATTTTGAGTTTGTTGATTTGAGGGGTAATCTGGATACGAGACTAAAAAAATTAAGGGATGGTGAGGTTGATGCCATAGTTGTCTCAAAAAGCGGCCTAAAAAGGCTTGGCTTGTATGATGAGGCTTATATGTATGATTTGAGGTTTGCAACACCAGCTGCAGGCCAGGGCGTTATAGCCGTTGAGTTTTTGTCTGATTTTGAGTTTAGGGATGAATTAAAGCAGCTTGAGGATGAAAAAACAAGGATCTGTATAGACTCAGAAAGGGCGTTTGTCAGGCAGTTCAACGCATCCTGCAACTATCCCATAGGGGCTTTGGCAAGGTTTGAGCAGGATGAGTTTTTTATGCAGATAACATACGGTTTTGTGGATAATCTAAGAAGGGTTATCAAATACAGCAGGCGGGATATAAGCCCACTGTTTGTGTTTAGCGATGTTGTTGAATATGTTAAAAAGAAGGTAAAGGATTATGAGAATAGGGGTTGATAGGCATTTATCGCTTAGGTTTTTCCCAAATATTGATGTTAAGGTCGGTTTTGAAAATAACCTGGATAAGCGATTTTTACTGAAGTGCAAAAATATAGACCAAGATCAATATGATTTATTTTTAACCCACGATGTTGAAGGTTGTGATATTTCCATAAACTCAAAAATTAGGCCGTTTTACAAAGGAAGGGTGTTGTTTAGCGCCAACAAAGAGGACTTAATTGGATATACACAGCTTTACGATGAGGTGTTTGAGATACACCCCGTTGTCTCTATGGATTTTAGGGGTATAGACTTCATTATGGATAACTCCTCTAAATGGGTTGTTTTTACCAGCAAGAGGGCTGTTGAATTCTTTTTCAAAAGGATAAACCCTCGCTGTTTGTGTAATAAAAGCATTGCTGCCATTGGTGAAAAAACGGCTTTAGCCTTAAAGGATAAAGGGTTTCAATTAGATTATGTGCCGGAGGAGTATTACAGCTCCTCTTTGATTGAGTTTTTGAAAGATAAAGAGGATGTGCTTGTTATAACGGCTCTTAAATACAACAAGGCCTATGATGAGCTTAAAAATGTTAAGGTTTTACCGGTTTATGAGAATTACATACCGGATGAGATCAAATACTTTAAGCCTGAAGGTGAATTTGACTTTGGCTTGTTTTCTTCTCCCTCAGCTTTTTGGCATATAAAGGAGGCCTTTGGCAGCTACGATTTTGCAAAGAGGATTAAAAGGATCATAGCAATAGGCAAAACCACAAAATCATACATAAACTCATGCGGCTTTGAGGCAGAGACACCAAATAAGGCCACTATTGGTGAGATGTTTAAATATATTTTTGGGGAGTGAGTATGGGAGAGTTTAGTAATCTTGAAAAGATTGCCAGGGATTTAAGGAAAGATATTCTAATTATGTTAAACAAGGCAGGAAGCGGCCATTCAGGTGGTTCTTTGAGTGTTTTAGATATACTCGTTGCCCTCTATTTTGGCGGCATCATGAATTATAAACCGGAAGACCCCGAATGGGAGGATAGGGATAGGCTTGTTTTATCCAAAGGTCATGCATGTCCTGCTTTGTATGCTGTTTTGGCGAAGGCCGGTTTCTTTGATAGGGATCTGTTATGGACTTTAAGAAAGCTTGGTTCACCACTTCAGGGACACCCTGATTCTAAAAAACTCAAAGGCATTGAAGCCTCAACCGGTTCTTTAGGAAACGGGATAAGTCAGGCTGTTGGAATGGCTTTGGCGGCCAAGGTTTTGAAGAAGAGATACAAGGTTTTCTGTGTTATGGGTGATGGTGAGCTGCAGGAGGGGATCGTCTGGGAGGCCTTTATGGCAGCTAATCACTATAAGCTTTCAAACCTTGTTGTCATAATCGATTACAACGGCTTACAGATCGATGGTGCCTGCAATCAGGTTATGAATATAAATCCCCTAAAGGACAAGCTTGAGGCTTTTGGGTTCAGAACTTACGAGATCGGTGGTCATGTCTATAAAAATTTAATAGACACATTGACGACGGCAAAAAGGAATGTGATAAGCCCAACGGCTATTATAGCAAGAACGGTCAAAGGATACGGCGTATCGTTTATGGCCAACAGGGTTGAATACCACGGTGTTGCACCTGCAGATGAGGAGTTAGAAAAAGCGTTAAAGGAGCTGGATAATGGAGTTTAAGGCAACAAGAGAGGCCTATGGTAAGG comes from Hippea maritima DSM 10411 and encodes:
- the dnaA gene encoding chromosomal replication initiator protein DnaA is translated as MWEKVIENLKNKVETQDLEKLSLVEPIFVSEDKITLAIPGEQIKELLKSKYKNQLKESLKLIFNKLPKIELIIKTQDKDNLNSKYGFENFVVGPSNQLAYAASVAVSENPAKAYNPLFIYGGVGLGKTHLLHAIGNSIKKNNPNARVLYISSEEFTNELINSIQYKKMTQFRNKYRNLDCLLIDDIQFISKKERTEEEFFHTFNALYESQKQIIITSDKPPNEIPDIENRLKSRFSWGLIVDIQPPELETRIAIIRKKAELFNLEISQEIIEFIASSISSNVREIEGALIKISAYKSIMRKPVTLNLVKSILQDIIIRKEKMLTAENIQKTVAKHFNISVDSLKSSTRKKEILIPREIAMYLTRKITKNSLPEIKAKFGVKSHATIINACKRIESEMEKDINLKKKVEEIEKEITDV
- the dnaN gene encoding DNA polymerase III subunit beta; translation: MSITIQTKTIKELINELTLSTSKEKDNILSNILIEIKEDKIIGIAANNITSIEKTIETKTDNQLSFIIDPVKFFNILKEIKEETVELELEKNIITVKSSSFKTKIKTQDPGLFPHIKHSENIEKICQIQAKKLKKLIRETIYCPDKNDISREYTGIFIEIEQNYIKATATDHYRLINIKTENTNDIEANFIIENAGAALINRLSLEGEIELYKSENEILIKQENLVVSSKIISGNFPDYNQILLDRSTSNSVEIEKEKLKDAVKRSSILSENKDITAKIDIKEKTLTLIGQNSEGETAEDIINITPIETEKDLNIKLNSKFILDFLNQIEADTVILLYKSAEEPIMFESNEDEYYYKYIMTPIIE
- a CDS encoding AAA family ATPase gives rise to the protein MFIKNIIITNFRNFNLLEVKFDKINIIKGKNGTGKTNLIEAVYLTLNGHPFKNNLKVLKKELEKPTILNAIIDKHTIFIKIDDDKKYIKLDSKLVRVVDLKKTFACLNYSINSFISFRSKDYLFSLVDRGISSYDHSIIDKLIEYKKTNRLKKELFSSPKPDYNMLNFLNDKIKSIVDEISLKRDGFILKLKNDVENCFCSFFGKKLELIYEIGKYNDSVFEKEKQKNRVLFGFKKDSLKIILNNKDLFLYSSVGEKKISLLCIVLSIAKMYNSSGVEPILLIDDLEGDLDPQVQKRAFDIIKTLPNQSIITTLGAYTDHNIITLE
- the gyrB gene encoding DNA topoisomerase (ATP-hydrolyzing) subunit B, with protein sequence MAKYTAEDIKVLKGLEAVRKRPAMYIGGTSVEGLHHLVYEVVDNSIDEAMAGYCDTINVYINEDNSITVEDNGRGIPVDIHPVEKIPAVTLVLTTLHAGGKFDNKNYKVSGGLHGVGISVVNALSEWLVVEVKREGKIYTQRFEKGTPTTDLEVIGQTKESGTVITFLPDKGIFEITEFSYDILLKRLRELAFLNKGIKISLTDRRTDKSETFQYDKGLVSFVEYLSKTKNKLFDEPVYFNITEGSVLVELAFLYTDTYSSTIYTFANSINTAEGGVHLSAFKSVLTKTINRYAKANNLVKGNVVFNGDDVREGIVAVLSVRLPNPQFEGQTKTKLVNTDIKNVIQTKLYEKLNEYFEEHPQIAKLIIDKVSRAFNAREAARKAKELVRRKTVFESKGLPGKLADCQEKDPLKAELFLVEGDSAGGSAKQARDRVYQAILPLKGKILNTERTNLKKVLESEEIRNIITAIGSGVNESFNIDDVRYHKIIIMTDADVDGSHIQTLILTLFFRYFRELIENGYIYIAQPPLYRCKIGKKEFYIKDEKQMKEFLVNKGIDDFTPIVDGKELSKDEFRVILDKLLVYEGMVDKLSKVYPSEEIIRCLSIVSPSLDDFNDEDGIKDRLNACLKENSQILIKQIEQQGDSFVFRFEIDNEDKEIFISKEFFNSHEYKLISQYAPSKNMLGLPPFKAKVKGELIEFKTIKDMLSFIEDRAKKGLEIQRYKGLGEMNPEQLWETTMDPKTRRLLQVTISDAEEADRVFNMLMGNNPQLRKEFIEKNAKFVKHLDV